The following proteins come from a genomic window of Shewanella halifaxensis HAW-EB4:
- a CDS encoding CobW family GTP-binding protein: protein MIQKIIPTNVITGFLGVGKTSLIKTLLQHKPEGEVWAVLVNEFGEIGIDASLLDTGTEQVQIKEVAGGCMCCAAGLPMQVAINQLIAKAKPDRLLIEPTGLGHPKEVLKVLTQPHYQQVLAMKACVTLVDARKLDDSRYTEHEIFNQQLQVADVVLASKADSYQAALIPRLSDYLNSINGAMSASSNESVPIKPWSLMQATELSGAIMALLDGPHRGITTVSTASLGIKSTMLGAGETNTQTPRLIDLNYSPLFSEQAPVQNIDFDGRGILRKTNQGDGFYSCGWVFDPSYEFDFDPLLALIKNLQVARIKAVMITEEGIAGFNCVDSELSIVELDDAMDSRIELLSMSKIDIERVEEALLTLAHRLRF, encoded by the coding sequence ATGATCCAGAAAATTATCCCGACCAATGTGATTACCGGCTTTTTAGGAGTTGGCAAGACTTCATTAATTAAGACCCTACTGCAGCATAAGCCTGAAGGGGAGGTGTGGGCCGTTCTAGTGAATGAGTTTGGCGAAATTGGTATTGATGCCAGTCTGCTTGATACAGGCACTGAACAGGTGCAGATCAAAGAGGTGGCAGGGGGCTGTATGTGCTGCGCCGCGGGTCTACCTATGCAGGTGGCGATTAACCAGCTGATAGCCAAAGCGAAACCCGATAGATTGCTGATTGAACCAACGGGTTTAGGCCACCCAAAAGAGGTACTTAAGGTGCTGACTCAGCCACATTACCAGCAAGTTTTGGCGATGAAAGCCTGCGTGACCTTGGTGGATGCGAGAAAGCTTGATGATAGCCGCTATACCGAACATGAGATCTTTAATCAGCAGCTGCAAGTTGCTGACGTGGTGCTAGCGAGCAAGGCCGATAGCTATCAAGCTGCATTAATCCCGCGACTATCCGATTACCTGAATTCAATCAATGGCGCCATGAGCGCATCTAGCAATGAAAGCGTGCCAATTAAGCCCTGGAGTCTAATGCAAGCTACTGAGCTTAGCGGTGCGATTATGGCGCTGCTAGATGGGCCCCATAGAGGTATTACCACAGTAAGTACTGCGTCCCTCGGCATCAAATCAACAATGCTGGGAGCTGGCGAGACGAATACCCAGACGCCACGTCTAATCGATCTTAACTATAGCCCACTATTTTCAGAGCAAGCTCCTGTTCAAAATATTGATTTTGATGGCCGAGGGATCTTGCGTAAAACCAATCAGGGCGATGGGTTTTATAGTTGTGGCTGGGTGTTTGATCCAAGCTATGAGTTCGACTTTGACCCGTTGCTGGCATTAATTAAAAACTTACAGGTTGCACGAATTAAAGCGGTGATGATCACTGAAGAGGGAATTGCGGGCTTTAATTGCGTGGACAGTGAGTTATCAATCGTTGAACTTGATGATGCAATGGACTCTCGGATTGAGCTGCTGTCCATGTCAAAAATCGATATAGAGCGTGTGGAAGAGGCGTTATTAACGTTAGCTCACCGCCTTCGATTCTAG
- a CDS encoding MATE family efflux transporter, which translates to MPPADVNRVAVDSPMITEPIGKLFWRYSIPTILSMLVTGIYVTIDGMFIGHYLGEVGLAGMILAYPIAAVLYAIGATLGMGGAALVSIHQGQGEPHIARRILGNTFSLCLISGLITTVLGCYFSRDILVLLGAEGEILSSADDYLFWYFALGTFPIVSMAFTTLLRNDGRPGFVTFVLILGGVLNTVLDWLLIVVFPYGLMGAAIATMISQAVTGALCLQHFFSSRTEIGINLEQMKLKWDHCVNIIRVGTPSFLMNMYLTVVLTLHNVAFLTVGTPLHVAAYGVVSYTEAFFYLLFEGIAFGVQPILSFNAGAKRFDRVKQALKMAFSVTLVCAALGLVFIYSVPQLFVYIFAGDNALLTPIATEGMRWYFWGLPMEGLLLVGASFFQAINYSKEASILTGAKLILFAAILYLFAWAFGVPGVWISLATCSTILVIWMAWIMKRTHAKLSA; encoded by the coding sequence ATGCCGCCAGCTGACGTAAACCGAGTCGCAGTCGACTCGCCTATGATCACCGAGCCAATAGGCAAGCTATTTTGGCGTTATAGCATACCGACAATTCTATCTATGCTGGTGACGGGGATTTACGTCACCATCGACGGTATGTTTATCGGCCATTACTTGGGCGAAGTTGGCCTAGCGGGCATGATCTTGGCCTATCCCATCGCTGCCGTGCTCTATGCTATTGGCGCAACACTAGGAATGGGGGGCGCCGCCTTGGTGTCCATTCATCAAGGGCAAGGTGAGCCCCATATTGCCCGGCGTATACTGGGTAACACTTTTAGTTTGTGCTTGATCTCAGGGCTTATCACTACGGTACTCGGTTGTTATTTCTCAAGGGATATCTTGGTGTTGCTTGGCGCCGAGGGCGAGATCCTAAGCAGTGCTGATGACTATCTATTTTGGTATTTTGCCTTAGGCACATTTCCCATCGTGTCGATGGCATTTACCACACTACTGCGAAATGACGGTCGCCCCGGGTTCGTTACCTTTGTTTTAATTTTAGGAGGCGTGCTCAATACCGTCCTCGATTGGTTGTTAATCGTAGTGTTCCCTTATGGATTGATGGGAGCGGCGATTGCGACCATGATTTCCCAAGCCGTGACGGGCGCGCTGTGCCTACAGCATTTCTTTTCGAGTCGAACCGAAATCGGTATTAACCTTGAGCAGATGAAGCTCAAGTGGGATCACTGCGTCAATATTATCCGTGTTGGCACACCAAGCTTCTTAATGAATATGTACCTGACCGTGGTGCTGACCCTGCACAATGTGGCATTTCTCACGGTGGGTACGCCGCTGCATGTTGCTGCATATGGAGTGGTGAGTTATACCGAGGCCTTCTTTTACCTGTTGTTTGAAGGTATCGCCTTTGGTGTACAGCCGATCTTAAGTTTTAACGCTGGGGCAAAACGCTTTGATAGAGTGAAACAGGCGTTGAAGATGGCTTTTTCTGTGACCTTGGTTTGTGCGGCGCTTGGATTAGTCTTTATCTATTCGGTGCCACAGCTGTTTGTGTATATCTTTGCTGGCGATAACGCCTTACTCACGCCGATTGCCACTGAGGGAATGCGCTGGTATTTCTGGGGTTTACCGATGGAGGGCTTGTTATTAGTTGGCGCCTCTTTCTTCCAAGCGATCAATTATTCAAAAGAGGCCTCGATTTTAACTGGGGCCAAACTGATCCTGTTTGCAGCTATTTTGTATCTGTTTGCTTGGGCTTTCGGTGTGCCGGGGGTATGGATTTCACTGGCAACCTGTAGCACTATTTTGGTTATCTGGATGGCGTGGATAATGAAGCGCACCCATGCAAAACTATCAGCATGA
- a CDS encoding DEAD/DEAH box helicase → MNFDAFDLHPKILDAVSARGYQQLTQVQSQVLPVAMEGKDIMACAQTGTGKTAAFALPLLNRLIQEYNLFTEGDLEPEHQSKVKVLVLTPTRELAIQVADNISAYAQFLPFKTTAVYGGSNMNPQRKALQAGVDILVATPGRLFDHIGQFGLDLSNVTHLVVDEADRMLDLGFVRDIEKVKKLVAATHQTLFFSATYSEAVKTLAEKMLLAPEWINVATSATASLITQEVYLVDTRRKAELLSELIGRNNWQQVLVFVSTRESAEHLHAELKLDGVKNAVFHGEKTQGARNRALDEFKSGKLRVMVATDVAARGLDIEALPLVINLELPFAAEDYVHRVGRTGRAGLAGRAISFVSPQDREMLQEIELLIEQTLPCITMPGYEEGAPLPARYRDVVVKPVKEKGHNKRKYEDKNRPVKNAVGKSNYRSAASGKSSYGRSKDKAKK, encoded by the coding sequence ATGAACTTTGATGCATTCGATTTACATCCCAAAATATTAGATGCAGTTTCTGCGCGCGGTTATCAGCAATTGACCCAAGTTCAATCGCAGGTATTACCCGTTGCAATGGAAGGCAAAGACATTATGGCCTGTGCGCAAACCGGAACCGGTAAAACGGCTGCGTTCGCCCTGCCTCTACTCAATCGATTAATTCAAGAGTACAACCTTTTTACTGAAGGTGATCTGGAACCTGAACACCAGTCTAAGGTAAAGGTGTTAGTTTTAACCCCAACTCGTGAACTTGCTATTCAGGTGGCTGACAATATCTCGGCTTACGCCCAGTTTTTGCCATTTAAGACGACCGCAGTTTATGGTGGTTCAAACATGAATCCACAGCGTAAGGCCTTGCAAGCTGGAGTCGATATCCTAGTGGCTACGCCGGGTCGCCTATTTGACCATATTGGCCAATTCGGTTTAGATCTGTCGAATGTGACTCACTTAGTGGTTGATGAAGCCGATCGCATGTTGGATTTGGGCTTTGTTCGCGATATCGAAAAAGTAAAAAAGCTGGTGGCTGCGACTCACCAAACATTATTTTTTTCAGCCACTTACAGCGAAGCGGTTAAAACACTGGCCGAGAAAATGTTGCTAGCGCCAGAGTGGATTAATGTGGCGACATCGGCCACGGCAAGCCTAATCACTCAAGAAGTTTATTTGGTCGATACTCGCCGTAAAGCGGAACTACTTTCGGAGCTAATTGGCCGAAATAATTGGCAACAAGTATTGGTGTTTGTCAGTACTCGAGAGAGCGCAGAGCATCTGCACGCTGAATTAAAACTCGATGGCGTAAAAAATGCGGTGTTCCATGGTGAGAAGACTCAAGGCGCTAGAAACCGTGCATTAGATGAGTTTAAATCTGGCAAGCTACGTGTCATGGTGGCGACCGATGTTGCTGCTCGTGGTCTAGATATTGAAGCACTACCTTTAGTGATCAACCTTGAGCTGCCGTTTGCCGCCGAGGACTATGTGCACCGAGTGGGTCGTACAGGTCGTGCAGGTCTTGCTGGCCGCGCGATTTCGTTTGTATCGCCTCAAGACAGAGAGATGCTGCAAGAAATTGAACTGTTAATTGAGCAGACACTACCTTGTATTACGATGCCGGGCTATGAAGAGGGCGCACCTTTACCGGCTCGTTATCGCGACGTTGTGGTTAAGCCAGTTAAAGAGAAAGGCCATAATAAGCGTAAGTATGAAGATAAAAACCGTCCAGTCAAAAATGCAGTCGGAAAAAGTAATTACCGCAGCGCAGCGTCGGGCAAAAGTAGCTATGGCCGCTCGAAAGACAAAGCTAAGAAATAG